The window TTTGCAATTAATACTttgttctaattaatttattgaccaataaatatttgaaattttatttaaaaaaattacatttttggtCATATAATTTtcactttttaaatttttggacTAAGGGTTTTATTTTTAGTCATGGGACTTgtatgtttttattttgttccatttttggttttttttgaCTCGAGTCCATCGTTTCATCCTGTCAAAAAATGACATAAAAAGATAACATGCAAGTTAAAGAACCAAAAATGAAAAAACATGTAAATTACATGactaaaaatacaaattcattgttaacatgattaaaaatagaaaaaagtgCAAATTACATTaccaaaaatttaattttcacttTTAACCACTTCCACATACTTATAAAAACCACTGCTATTTACATTTgaacaccaaaaaaaaaaaaataataatcggggtcattttttttttttttttgtcaaacaaTGTGATGTTTGGATGGGAAAGTTTTTCTCTGTTTCGTTTCTTAGAAAAACTAGAAtccaattattatttttttaaaaaaaaatcacttaGTTAGACATGCTTAATAAATAACACTAGTTTTGTATCCGAATTGAACCGACTCCAAGTGCGAAAAGATAAAGACATTTTCTCGATAATCGGTCCTTTACAAACTCAAAAATATGTATCATTGTTTGAAATGTAACAAAAGTCAagttatatatatttacataatAGTGTATATTATTTGGATTTTTATTCTATACATCGTTTCCTTCATATCAATATCTtagacactacaagaaaaacacgGATTAGAGACCGACAAATCGGTCTCTGTAGAGACCGATTAGCGACCGATGTGATTGGTAGTAATAACCTTGGTCGCTAATTCGGTTACAAATCCCCGTTTCTTTTTAGTTAGaaacattaattaatttaatacttGAAACACATAATTCGGTTTAATAATCTCATGACCAGCCGAAAGGGGAATCCATTCACATGTAATTCCCTCTTCGTGAAGGGAAAATGAACACAAATATTACATGTAATTTTCAATAGCAAGACTTTCGTGACATTGCCATTATCAATACATTTTCCTCGCCATAATTTCCACTTTACTCTTCTTCATAACCACAAATTAACATGAGAGACGAACCGAGGAGACGATTTAACATAAGTACGTCGAGAGTGAACCGtccatttttttttccaaaaatatatatcaaattttcATTTCTTCATTAGGGAAAAAAGCTGTCGTTCCATAACTATTTGAATCATTcttattcataatcaataaatattaattattaaaaattttgatatttgaagaagtaaaaatcacaattttttaaacatgcgaaatttgaaaaaaaaaatatcatccgAATTTgatacaaatttatattttctcgCGATTGAATGATTCCGCGAGTTTATATTTTCTAATCTCCCATTGATCATCAGTAGCTCAATAGTAGAGCGGTCGGCTGAATTAACCGATTGGTCCTTAGATAAACGCAATTCATCTCTTTGGTATATTCATATATATGGTGTATATTTGtatattttgataaattaatttttcagCAATATTTAAGTTTAATTAACTGATAATGTGAAATTATTCAACATGCAAATACAATTTTTTGGaagaaggcaaaaacttgtgtgagacggtctcacgggtcgtttttgtgagacggatctcttatttgggtcacccatgaaaaagtatcactttttatgctgagagtattactttttattgtgaatatggatagggttgacccgtctcacggattatgacccgtgagacggtctcacatgagactcactcttggaAGAAATACCAAGACCATTGAAGTGCACAATCATTTGACAAATTGTTAAAAGGGAAACACACAATCAAtaaggctacgtttggttggaaggatatGATAAAttaatgattagtatgtaaatgataaagaaaatgattgtggtaggatGGATTAATATgaggtaaaataatattatgtttggtaagatttttaagtgtaggataattttgaatttttgatgaaaagacgaaaTTGCTCTTCCCCTTCGCGGCCGGCGGCCGGCCGGAAATGGTCCGTCGGAAACGGCCGGCGGGGGGCTGCGGCAGGAAACGGCCAGCCGGAAATTTCGGCTGGCGCCGGAAATGGTCGGCGGTCGGCGGGCGGCGGGCGGCGGACGgcggcgggaagtggtggtgagtttgaatttaggagaagggtaaaattggaaaaataggatGGATTAAGAGTAGGATAAATGAGTTGGGCCATGGGTTTATTTAAGCCTGACTAATAATAATGAGGGTAAAATAGGAAAAGGTACGTCGGATACAAAGCCTGACTAATAATAATGAGTTGGGCCATGGGTTTATTTAAGCCAACCTTGTACAGGATAGTCCATTGCATAGGGGATTGGGTGGGTTTAGTTAAAAACCAACCAAGCAATGGATTGTGAGGGACAAACTTAAACAATAATCCCTAATCACCCAAACCAAACACTACCTTAGGgagtgaggaggtattattttaacctacctaatataacctaatcattcgtAGGAGGGATAATGTGAGTTAAATAATCACGCGTACCAAACGAGAGATAAAGTAGGTTAAATAATATAAACCTACTTTATCCTTCAAACCAAACGGGGCCTAATAGTTTCGAAAAACTATATATGATTGGACTGGTTGAAAATGGTCCCTGGCAAGTTGCATTTTCAAGAGACATTTGTCatcttttttctaaaaaaaaaattatataaaataaataaagaatacATGTCACAGAagacaaaaataataattatttttttgccATAAATGATCTTTTTAATATGAATTTGTATTGTGGGGTTTGGACTTCAACAATTTGATAAAATCCCTATCATTTGCCACGAATTTAATACATTGTCTCCGTTGCTTTGATGTTCTTATTTGAGGTCGGCATCTCTACTAGCTAGCCGTAATAAATATGGCTACAAGTGTAATATCCGAGATCGACGTATGTTTTGGACAAGCTAGCATGGCTAAGCCCTCGCTTGTTTTTCACATAGATTAAGAACATTATTGTTAaaacaaatctcttattttattttatttttttcgttataatcagtaaaaaaaaaaaaatggaagtaTAAATTGGACTATATATTTTGGACAATCGGAAAAAAGGAAAATAGCGAGTGAGcgtcatatttaatttttattttgctaCAAAATTTGAGTCATCTTCATCCCTTATCAAGAGTACGTAGATAAAGTATGAAAAGTCAACTATTCACAGACTTATCCACATTCATTGAAAATTATAGAGGAAATAATGAAAGAAAATAAGAAGTTAACTAGGAAACCATGTCTCAACAAGTTACAATTGTTAGAAAAGAAAGATGAAATAGAaactaaaaattaaaaagaaaaagaaagaacaGACAAAAGCTTGGAGATCCAACTTTTTGGAACCCTAGCATGCAGAACATAATTAGCTTCTGAGAGATCTTATCCATATACTTTCCTGCGACTAATTCAGTCAAAGAGATCGACATGTAACTCAAACTTAGAAACACACGATTTTTGAATTAAAAgatgctttttttaaaaaaaaaaaagttgcgTTCTCCCTAGAAAATTGATGACAACTCCATAACTCCTTCAACTTGAGTACTACAACTTTCTTCCAGCAACCATTTCTCAAGAAACGATAATGGAGGGTTGGTTTCGATTTTCGGCTTATCCTCGTGCATGAAATGAAGCTTTTCTTGATCGATCAATCCACTGTTTTCAGAACCCTTTTGGCTAGAATCACAAGAAACTGATTTTTCACAAGCCATTCTGTTCAAATTGTGATTATAGGACAGAATACATTGCAATTCGTCACTCGGATTCATCCCATTAATCCCTTCATCATTCTCGATTTCAGGCTTGTAACACTGAATCGATGCAGgtacagcagcagcagcagcagcagcagcaatgGGATTAGTAGTGTCGCATTCCGCTGAAATATCATGGTAAGCAATTTTCTCGTGGTTATTGGTTTGGAAGGGGGATGTTCTCATCCAACCTTCCAAGAGTCTTGATATGTTCGTGGCACTCGAGGCGTACACCGAGGAGTTCGGATCAGTCGTGATGACGCTAGAGTTATACTGATGCTTGCTGTTGTCGAAAACCCTTTCATTGTTGTATTCAGTTTTCGGCATGAAATGATGATAAGAAGTGGAGTTATGATGATCAGATCCCATTTGAAATTTCTTGAGCTTCTTTTTCAAGTGTGTGTTCCAATAGTTCTTGATGTCGTTATCCGTTCTTTGAGGCAAATATGAAGCTATAGCGGCccatctatccacaacaaaaaaaaaaagaaaaaaaaagaaagaaaatcatATATAACATTGATCCATCACGTTGTATAATCGAATATCGCAGAGAAAATCACATGATAATTAAACACAGTTTGTACCACGAAGACCATTGAAATCCAGATCTTTTGCCGTAACAACTTcaaaaccaagaaaaaaaaaacattacaaGTAAACTTACTTGTTTCCCAACAAAGCTTGAAGGTGTATTATCATCCCTTCTTCATGCGGGGTGAAGTTCCCTCTCTTGATCCCTGGTCTTAGGTAATTAGTCCACCTAAGCCTGCAACTCTTGCTGCACCTCAACAGACCTTAACAACACATAGAAAAACGTACAATTCATTTCCACCCACCAGTAAAAGTAACATGATCACCACGATTTTGAATCAGACGAGAGATTTTATCTAAGAACGTATGTACAGCTTTCGAAACCatactgtatatatatatatatattgttgaaACTTGAAAATGACCAAGATTTATAAGTACCGGTACTGGTAGGCACGGATCTCCAATTTCCAGGGCCATGTTCTTGAATATAAGACACCAAGATGATGTCTTCTTCAGGAGTCCATGGACCTTTCTTGATTCCAGCCTTCTCACAACATGGAGGCCTTACCATTTTTTTGGCACTTTATCTTTTGTACGTGGTATGAGAAAAACCTGTGTATGTGAATGAACCTTTTCTAAACTGACAAAAATCTAAGTCAttttaaacacacacacacacacatatatatatatatatatatatgtatgtatatatttgtGTTTTCTTGCTATTTATGTTGTGACATAGAAAAAGGGCTGTGGTATATATACTTCTATTCACATGGTGTTGGTTGCTACTAGGTACATCACTGGGGTGAGTAATTGCAGTCGTCCACTCAGttacaaatttatatatatataaattcaatCATTAAATTTCTTTAAATAAGATCAGTCCAGCACTTCAAATTTCTTTAATATAGTAATTTTATGCAATattcaaattctttttaaaaaaattatgtactTCCACTCTGAGCCTTGAGAATTTGATAGAAACGGGATATCCATCGAGATTAATTAATTTACTCGTTCGTGAACTCGTAATCGGTTGATCTAACCTTAATTAAATCCTTTTTAAATTGAATGGAAGAGAATGAAAAAGAAGCAAGTCTATATCcaaaagtttgggattttttttttatttttttgcgaTTTTGATCGTcaatattgtcaaatttcagtttgagTCATCTAACtttgttattttgaaatttagtgcttttttttttttaaagtgacGCTCATGCAGCACGAATTCGGCGTTTATGTGACATTGACATATGTGTAGTGTCACATTAGTACTCCAATAGAAAATGACTAAAATATGTCGAAAAATAGaagataaaatattaaattgaaaTTCGTTAACGTAGATGAtcaaattcaattaaaaagttTTAATGAGTTAATTACTTTCCTCTTCAAGAATCACGTGGTGGCGCAACAGCTATTTATTTTTGTGTTGGCCTAAGTTTGTGTGTGCATTTGGGCCTTCATTGTTTCTGTCAGTAATTGAAACAATTATTTTGTCAGTGGATATACTCTACGCTAATTTATTTGTACTTTCTTCGATCACCCAGGCCCCCCCCGCCACCCATTTCACACCATGCCCTGGATCATGGAACGACCTCAGATAGAGATTGAtgttaatttatatataaatatcgattaaactattttttatatattaaaaaataggtTTCGATAAATTAATGAAtactatataataatattattaagtaTGAGACTCTTAGAATAAATATCTTAGAGAACACAAAACATTTAATTATATAACAACTCTTCTTATCATACTAAAAATTTTATCAAGTCACTCCATatgttatataaaaaattttaaacaaaacttTTCTTGTAAATCGAACAACTCTTCTAAACTGAAAATAATTTTGTGTTAatttttagtattatttgatcaaatttaaaataaaaataatgcatACAATGCGTGtgcatattttattaatatataattaagttTGATGCACTTAGAGTAACTAACTTTTGGTATCATCatcttattttaataattatatatctatactatctatacttctatactatattattaagtgtgaggacCTCATAGTAACTACCTAGAGAGGACACCAACTTTTTTCTCCACTTTTAcccttatatgatactaatattacacttttgtttttttttttttttatttcaacacacacttttatttttattttttttcaaccattaaatataaatttagtCCCTCCAAAATTTGTCAAACTTCACTTTAGTacatcaataataataataataaaattgtaaACACACGCAACGCGTTTACTATACGCGTGTACATAGTAACTAGTTATTCTATTAAGTTTGAGACACTTACAATAACTAACTTTTGTATCATggtctgttttaataattatatatattgatataaTGTTAAAAATTTAACGTAGGTATATGTAGTTTAGTGGATAGAGTCATTGTTTCCTGAAAATTAGGTTATAGGTTCAAGTTTTACTGAggttttattcttttatttttctatttttttttaaatttatatatcaaaattacagttAAGTCCATCACTATTTCTtacaattatattttgatcttcATTTATATATAAaccaaatgaattataaaaaaaattatacaagcACGCGTTTGATCCTCatttatatataaatcaaatgaattataaaaaatattatacagtGTGCATCAGTGTACTAGTATTCACAAGTAACTCAACCGATAAAGTTTTTATTTCCTAAACATTAAGTTATAGGTTTAATTCCAACTTGAAtctttttttcctttctttttctatttattttttaaattcttaTTTGCTACGTAGTCTCTtactatttcttataattatattttgatcatcatttaagtataaatcaaataaattataaaaaaatattatataaacctgcagatacattatatatatatatatatatatatatatatatatatatatatatatatatatatatatatataacattacGTGACTACCAGTATATTATGGCAGTTAATGGCGGTTGTTGAACATCAAAATCCACTCCATTTTGGTTTGATTATCTAGCTAGGCCCAGTGTATAGTACGAGTTCCGttcaatcaactcataaatttgGTAAAAATGAATGATTTTATGTCAATTTCATAAATTTACATTATGTGTATAAATTTTTCATCGAGGGAAAAACATCACCTCGATCGGTTTTACTTTTATCTCCTACAACATCTGTCCCCATGTTCATCGTGTGGTGATTAATTAACACAAGTGGGCATAGTTACACTCGTATTAAATATTTGACAATAGACTCTTCTCTTACAAGAAAATCATCGTGTTGCGAAATAGTAATTGTCTATATTAGCATAGTAATCGAAACGTGCCGTTTGACAtataatatgatttaaaatatttaagttgtATTATTACCATAAGTTATGAATTAGGGTAAAACTACAGACGGTGGGTTATAAAAATTGTATCAAACTCAAGGTCATTTGATCGATTCACATGTGTTACAATCATTGAGAAGGAGGACTATTTGGAATCAATAATTGTTATGAAAATCATCGAAACATGATGTTTGAACTGATTGacgttttaaaaattttgagttaCATTATTGTCATCAACTATATATTTTGGTAATGAAGTTA is drawn from Primulina eburnea isolate SZY01 chromosome 10, ASM2296580v1, whole genome shotgun sequence and contains these coding sequences:
- the LOC140802987 gene encoding transcription factor MYB60-like, which codes for MVRPPCCEKAGIKKGPWTPEEDIILVSYIQEHGPGNWRSVPTSTGLLRCSKSCRLRWTNYLRPGIKRGNFTPHEEGMIIHLQALLGNKWAAIASYLPQRTDNDIKNYWNTHLKKKLKKFQMGSDHHNSTSYHHFMPKTEYNNERVFDNSKHQYNSSVITTDPNSSVYASSATNISRLLEGWMRTSPFQTNNHEKIAYHDISAECDTTNPIAAAAAAAAVPASIQCYKPEIENDEGINGMNPSDELQCILSYNHNLNRMACEKSVSCDSSQKGSENSGLIDQEKLHFMHEDKPKIETNPPLSFLEKWLLEESCSTQVEGVMELSSIF